A single window of Anser cygnoides isolate HZ-2024a breed goose chromosome 12, Taihu_goose_T2T_genome, whole genome shotgun sequence DNA harbors:
- the CCDC102A gene encoding coiled-coil domain-containing protein 102A yields MSQSGASRLAGSPQLHGGSLLALLGPERGSGGELAPASSPPSPPSGTPSPGPPPALLEGDWEGREELRLRELEEARARAAQMEKTMRWWSDCTANWREKWSKVRAERNRAREEVRQLRHRLEALTKELAGLRRERQEGLQERQQLGRQLARLRGRDHSPDTDTNGDGEADTEREPVRDVGAEAPPKAKELELMENILKSKQEGAESWEQRGAPGTRASFSRQERSRLLWEDVSVIEEDATKITALKLRLDESQKVLLKEREDKLALSKSIEKLEGELSQWKIKYEELNKNKQEVMKQLNILKEIHQDELGRISEDLEDELGARSSMDKKLAELRMEMERLQAENAAEWGRRERLETEKLNLERENKKLRAQIEDLEEVLARKRRQTASALDTDLKTIQAELFEKNKELADLKHIHTKLKKQYQEKMAELAHANRRVEQHEGEVKKLRLRVEELKKELAQAEDELDEAHNQARKLQRSLDEQTEQSESFQVQLEHLQSRLRRQQSTPLFGKMRSTRFGPDDPGDGTSDPDEDEDLQIQVP; encoded by the exons ATGAGCCAGAGCGGGGCCTCACGCCTGGCCGGCTCACCCCAGCTCCACGGGGGCTcactgctggccctgctgggccccgagcggggcagcgggggcgAGCTGGCCCCTGCCTCATCCCCTCCCTCGCCACCCAGCGGGACACCCTCACCCGGGCCCCcgccagccctgctggagggggactgggagggcCGGGAAGAGctgcggctgcgggagctggaggaggcacGGGCACGGGCGGCCCAGATGGAGAAGACGATGCGGTGGTGGTCAGACTGCACAGCCAACTGGCGGGAGAAGTGGAGCAAGGTGCGGGCCGAGCGCAACCGGGCGCGCGAGGAGGTGCGGCAGCTGCGGCACCGCCTGGAGGCCCTCACCAAGGAGCTGGCTGGCTTGCGCCGCGAGCGCCaagaagggctgcaggagcGCCAGCAGCTGGGCCGGCAGCTGGCACGCCTCCGTGGCCGGGACCACAGCCCCGACACCGACACCAATGGAGATGGTGAGGCTGACACCGAACGGGAGCCCGTGCGCGACGTGGGGGCCGAGGCGCCTCCCAAAGCCAAG gagctggagctgatGGAGAACATCCTGAAGAGTAAGCAGGAGGGTGCTGAGAGCTGGGAGCAACGGGGTGCCCCAGGCACCCGGGCCTCCTTCTCCCGCCAGGAGCGGAGCCGTCTGCTCTGGGAGGACGTCAGCGTCATTGAGGAGGATGCCACCAAAATCACTGCCCTGAAGCTGAGGCTGGACGAGTCCCAGAAAGTGCTGCTCAAGGAGCGGGA GGACAAGCTGGCGCTCAGCAAGAGCATCGAGAAGCTGGAGGGTGAGCTCAGCCAGTGGAAGATCAAGTATGAGGAGCTCAACAAGAACAAGCAGGAGGTGATGAAGCAG CTGAACATCCTCAAGGAGATCCACCAGGATGAGTTGGGACGCATCTCGGAGGACCTGGAGGACGAACTGGGTGCTCGCTCCAGCATGGACAAGAAGCTGGCGGAGCTGCGcatggag atggagcggctgcaggcAGAGAACGCAGCTGAGTGGGGCCGGCGGGAGCGGCTGGAGACTGAGAAGCTCAACCTGGAGCGGGAGAACAAGAAGCTGCGGGCACAGATCGAGGACCTAGAGGAGGTGCTGGCTCGCAAGCGGCGCCAGACGGCCAGTGCCCTGGACACCGACCTCAAAACCATCCAGGCCGAGCTCTTCGAAAAGAACAAG gagctggccgaCCTGAAACACATCCACACCAAGCTGAAGAAGCAGTACCAGGAGAAGATGGCTGAACTGGCCCACGCCAACCGCCGTGTGGAACAACATGAGGGCGAGGTGAAGAAGCTGCGCCTGAGGGTGGAGGAGCTGAAGAAGGAGCTGGCCCAAGCTGAGGACGAG CTGGATGAGGCCCACAACCAGGCACGGAAGCTGCAGAGATCGCTGGACGAACAGACGGAGCAGAGCGAGAGCTTCCAGGTGCAGCTGGAGCACCTGCAGTCCCG GCTGCGGCGGCAGCAGAGCACACCGCTCTTTGGCAAGATGCGCAGCACCCGCTTCGGCCCCGATGACCCTGGGGATGGCACCAGTGACCCTGACGAAGATGAGGACCTGCAGATACAAGTGCCCtag
- the LOC106033210 gene encoding adhesion G-protein coupled receptor G5 isoform X3, with protein MSTLLLTTLVLCFAESVLPCQEIEDIQNFTHHLSEGLEQHSPQYNQDRLNQLEQVLACSKPGKREWHFKARLVETHVFSITADSFKGLNVTSSTEAQKKGRSMAQFKHAMRFPKELVRGSRAQEKQTLICIYIHSPYIFLDKQNSSILNNHILGAFLQNRTVTGLVNPVAIQFWHNMVLDASNATCVFWVPGAGAGSAGSWSREGCKTQHKEGTVVCLCHHLSYFAVLMVHNPSSLPVFPLLSSPGSSVGMWVCVGVRGGVESAMRGGFCKKIPPPPLFSQLVGAVWDLPVAHPIPTSLGQTQAQNLSQPELESLTYISTVGCSISATATFCTLLLCCFFRRRPQDNTTRIHMNLLAALFLLNGSFLLSKPLATSTEGLCRAAAALLHGSLLSSLAWMGAEAFHLYLLLVKVYNIYIQQYLLKLCLFAWGLPTLVVMAVLIFSGETYGHHFISTTDGYKNMNMCWLTSRLAHSVTLCYAGLILLFNMLMLVAVVAMLRRIQRQKGQARRHWATVLGLTCLLGTTWGLAFFSFGVFLIPQLYLFTILNSLQGLFISLWYVTTYRRSKSSSDSSTSR; from the exons ATGTccaccctgctgctgaccaCCCTCGTCCTCTGCTTCGCTGAGTCTGTCTTGCCATGCCAAG AGATAGAGGATATACAGAACTTCACGCACCACCTGTctgaggggctggagcagcacagcccccagTACAACCAGGACAG GTTAAATCAGCTTGAGCAGGTGCTAGCCTGCAGCAAACCTGGCAAGCGGGAATGGCACTTCAAGGCCAGACTGGTCGAGACCCATGTGTTTAGTATTACAGCAGACAGCTTCAAAGGTTTAAATGTCACCAGCAGTACG GAGGCACAGAAAAAGGGGCGAAGCATGGCACAGTTCAAGCACGCCATGAGATTCCCAAAGGAGCTCGTGCGGGGAAGCCGGGCACAGGAGAAGCAGACGCTCATCTGCATTTACATCCACAGTCCTTACATCTTCCTG GATAAGCAGAACAGCTCTATACTGAACAACCACATCCTGGGAGCCTTCCTGCAGAACAGGACCGTGACTGGGCTCGTGAACCCTGTGGCGATCCAGTTCTGGCACAACATGGTGCTG GATGCCTCCAATGCAACCTGTGTCTTCTGGGTGCCTGGAGCTG GCGCCggcagtgcaggcagctggAGTAGAGAGGGCTGCAAGACCCAGCACAAAGAGGGCACCGTTGtctgcctctgccaccacctcaGCTACTTTGCTGTCTTGATGGTCCACaacccttcttcccttcccgtCTTCCCCCTGCTTAGCTCTCCAGGCAGCTCAGTGGGGATGTGGGTGTGCGTGGGTGTGCGTGGGGGTGTAGAGAGTGCTATGAGGGGTGGTTTTTGCAAGaagattccccccccccccctatttTCCCAGCTGGTGGGTGCTGTGTGGGACCTTCCTGTGGCTCACCCTATCCCTACCTCTCTTGGGCAGACCCAGGCACAAAACCTGAGCCAGCCTGAACTGGAGTCTCTCACCTACATCAGCACTGTGGGCTGCTCCATCTCAGCCACTGCCACCTTCTGcaccctcctgctctgctgcttcttcag GCGCAGGCCACAGGACAATACGACCAGGATCCACATGAATCTCCTGGCTGCGCTGTTCCTGCTCAATGGCAGCTTCCTGCTGAGCAAGCCGCTGGCCACCAGCACCGAGGGGCTCTGCCGGGccgctgctgccctgctccatgGAAGCCTCCTCAGCTCCCTGGCATGGATGGGTGCCGAGGCCTTCCACCTCTACCTCCTCCTCGTCAAGGTCTACAACATCTACATTCAGCAATACCTCCTCAAGCTCTGCCTCTTTGCTTGGG GTCTGCCCACGCTGGTTGTGATGGCTGTTCTGATCTTCAGTGGAGAAACCTATGGGCACCATTTCATCAGCACCACTGACGGCTACAAGAATATGAACAT GTGCTGGCTCACCAGCCGGCTGGCGCACAGCGTCACCCTCTGCTATGCTGGCCTCATCCTGCTCTTCAACATGCTGATGCTGGTGGCCGTGGTAGCAATGCTGAGGAGGATCCAGCGCCAGAAGGGGCAGGCGAGAAGGCACTGGGCAACGGTGCTGGGGCTCACCTGCCTGCTGGGAACCACCTGGGGGCTGGCCTTCTTCAGCTTCGGCGTCTTTCTCATCCCCCAGCTCTACCTCTTCACTATCCTCAACTCCCTGCAAG GTCTCTTCATCTCCCTGTGGTACGTCACTACATACCGCCGCAGCAAGTCCAGCTCTGACAGCAGCACCTCCAGATAA
- the LOC106033210 gene encoding adhesion G-protein coupled receptor G5 isoform X1, which produces MQRTADSTGATSAEQSRGSSAALPAPETARLPRLCGRVAPAKFPSLQSVAAAEQSGFPRSSSVGARVLAGTPAWDLGELRHSGGTSQSTTPHGESILVQCPLLSACPPPPPDGVNFYVSFRLQPQPVLVLQVGGSSASGLGAAAMPACPQAAPTPRRSWGCGALGWSCHQSWGMLWSDAELGWLCRGAARAPPWSPGLWLLWAVWGRVLLSWLGVGWQNPSLPFQEAQKKGRSMAQFKHAMRFPKELVRGSRAQEKQTLICIYIHSPYIFLDKQNSSILNNHILGAFLQNRTVTGLVNPVAIQFWHNMVLDASNATCVFWVPGAGAGSAGSWSREGCKTQHKEGTVVCLCHHLSYFAVLMVHNPSSLPVFPLLSSPGSSVGMWVCVGVRGGVESAMRGGFCKKIPPPPLFSQLVGAVWDLPVAHPIPTSLGQTQAQNLSQPELESLTYISTVGCSISATATFCTLLLCCFFRRRPQDNTTRIHMNLLAALFLLNGSFLLSKPLATSTEGLCRAAAALLHGSLLSSLAWMGAEAFHLYLLLVKVYNIYIQQYLLKLCLFAWGLPTLVVMAVLIFSGETYGHHFISTTDGYKNMNMCWLTSRLAHSVTLCYAGLILLFNMLMLVAVVAMLRRIQRQKGQARRHWATVLGLTCLLGTTWGLAFFSFGVFLIPQLYLFTILNSLQGLFISLWYVTTYRRSKSSSDSSTSR; this is translated from the exons ATGCAAAGGACGGCGGACAGCACTGGGGCCACTTctgcagaacagagcagaggcagctccGCAGCACTTCCTGCACCAGAGACGGCGAGACTTCCTCGGCTTTGTGGTCGGGTCGCTCCAGCCAAGTTCCCTTCCTTGCAAAGCGTAGCTGCTGCAGAACAAAGCGGCTTTCCCAGGAGCTCTAGTGTGGGTGCCCGTGTGTTAGCTGGGACCCCTGCTTGGGACCTGGGGGAGCTGAGACACTCTGGGGGCACCTCCCAAAGCACGACACCCCACGGGGAAAGCATCCTGGTGCAATgccctctgctctctgcttgccccccccccccaccagatGGGGTGAACTTCTACGTGTCCTTccgcctgcagccccagcctgtgCTTGTGTTGCAGGTTGGGGGGTCTTCAGCATCGGGACTTGGAGCAGCTGCAATGCCTGcatgtccacaagcagctccgACACCACGGCGGAGCTGGGGATGTGGTGCactgggctggagctgccacCAGAGCTGGGGAATGCTGTGGAGTGACGCTGAACTGGGGTGGCTGTGCCGGGGGGCAGCCAGGGCACCACCCTGGTCCCCAGGCCTGTGGCTCTTGTGGGCAGTGTGGGGCAGAGTACTGCTGAGCTGGCTGGGCGTTGGGTGGCAAAACCCTTCTCTGCCCTTCCAGGAGGCACAGAAAAAGGGGCGAAGCATGGCACAGTTCAAGCACGCCATGAGATTCCCAAAGGAGCTCGTGCGGGGAAGCCGGGCACAGGAGAAGCAGACGCTCATCTGCATTTACATCCACAGTCCTTACATCTTCCTG GATAAGCAGAACAGCTCTATACTGAACAACCACATCCTGGGAGCCTTCCTGCAGAACAGGACCGTGACTGGGCTCGTGAACCCTGTGGCGATCCAGTTCTGGCACAACATGGTGCTG GATGCCTCCAATGCAACCTGTGTCTTCTGGGTGCCTGGAGCTG GCGCCggcagtgcaggcagctggAGTAGAGAGGGCTGCAAGACCCAGCACAAAGAGGGCACCGTTGtctgcctctgccaccacctcaGCTACTTTGCTGTCTTGATGGTCCACaacccttcttcccttcccgtCTTCCCCCTGCTTAGCTCTCCAGGCAGCTCAGTGGGGATGTGGGTGTGCGTGGGTGTGCGTGGGGGTGTAGAGAGTGCTATGAGGGGTGGTTTTTGCAAGaagattccccccccccccctatttTCCCAGCTGGTGGGTGCTGTGTGGGACCTTCCTGTGGCTCACCCTATCCCTACCTCTCTTGGGCAGACCCAGGCACAAAACCTGAGCCAGCCTGAACTGGAGTCTCTCACCTACATCAGCACTGTGGGCTGCTCCATCTCAGCCACTGCCACCTTCTGcaccctcctgctctgctgcttcttcag GCGCAGGCCACAGGACAATACGACCAGGATCCACATGAATCTCCTGGCTGCGCTGTTCCTGCTCAATGGCAGCTTCCTGCTGAGCAAGCCGCTGGCCACCAGCACCGAGGGGCTCTGCCGGGccgctgctgccctgctccatgGAAGCCTCCTCAGCTCCCTGGCATGGATGGGTGCCGAGGCCTTCCACCTCTACCTCCTCCTCGTCAAGGTCTACAACATCTACATTCAGCAATACCTCCTCAAGCTCTGCCTCTTTGCTTGGG GTCTGCCCACGCTGGTTGTGATGGCTGTTCTGATCTTCAGTGGAGAAACCTATGGGCACCATTTCATCAGCACCACTGACGGCTACAAGAATATGAACAT GTGCTGGCTCACCAGCCGGCTGGCGCACAGCGTCACCCTCTGCTATGCTGGCCTCATCCTGCTCTTCAACATGCTGATGCTGGTGGCCGTGGTAGCAATGCTGAGGAGGATCCAGCGCCAGAAGGGGCAGGCGAGAAGGCACTGGGCAACGGTGCTGGGGCTCACCTGCCTGCTGGGAACCACCTGGGGGCTGGCCTTCTTCAGCTTCGGCGTCTTTCTCATCCCCCAGCTCTACCTCTTCACTATCCTCAACTCCCTGCAAG GTCTCTTCATCTCCCTGTGGTACGTCACTACATACCGCCGCAGCAAGTCCAGCTCTGACAGCAGCACCTCCAGATAA
- the LOC106033210 gene encoding adhesion G-protein coupled receptor G5 isoform X4 — protein sequence MSTLLLTTLVLCFAESVLPCQEIEDIQNFTHHLSEGLEQHSPQYNQDRLNQLEQVLACSKPGKREWHFKARLVETHVFSITADSFKGLNVTSSTEAQKKGRSMAQFKHAMRFPKELVRGSRAQEKQTLICIYIHSPYIFLDKQNSSILNNHILGAFLQNRTVTGLVNPVAIQFWHNMVLDASNATCVFWVPGAGAGSAGSWSREGCKTQHKEGTVVCLCHHLSYFAVLMTQAQNLSQPELESLTYISTVGCSISATATFCTLLLCCFFRRRPQDNTTRIHMNLLAALFLLNGSFLLSKPLATSTEGLCRAAAALLHGSLLSSLAWMGAEAFHLYLLLVKVYNIYIQQYLLKLCLFAWGLPTLVVMAVLIFSGETYGHHFISTTDGYKNMNMCWLTSRLAHSVTLCYAGLILLFNMLMLVAVVAMLRRIQRQKGQARRHWATVLGLTCLLGTTWGLAFFSFGVFLIPQLYLFTILNSLQGLFISLWYVTTYRRSKSSSDSSTSR from the exons ATGTccaccctgctgctgaccaCCCTCGTCCTCTGCTTCGCTGAGTCTGTCTTGCCATGCCAAG AGATAGAGGATATACAGAACTTCACGCACCACCTGTctgaggggctggagcagcacagcccccagTACAACCAGGACAG GTTAAATCAGCTTGAGCAGGTGCTAGCCTGCAGCAAACCTGGCAAGCGGGAATGGCACTTCAAGGCCAGACTGGTCGAGACCCATGTGTTTAGTATTACAGCAGACAGCTTCAAAGGTTTAAATGTCACCAGCAGTACG GAGGCACAGAAAAAGGGGCGAAGCATGGCACAGTTCAAGCACGCCATGAGATTCCCAAAGGAGCTCGTGCGGGGAAGCCGGGCACAGGAGAAGCAGACGCTCATCTGCATTTACATCCACAGTCCTTACATCTTCCTG GATAAGCAGAACAGCTCTATACTGAACAACCACATCCTGGGAGCCTTCCTGCAGAACAGGACCGTGACTGGGCTCGTGAACCCTGTGGCGATCCAGTTCTGGCACAACATGGTGCTG GATGCCTCCAATGCAACCTGTGTCTTCTGGGTGCCTGGAGCTG GCGCCggcagtgcaggcagctggAGTAGAGAGGGCTGCAAGACCCAGCACAAAGAGGGCACCGTTGtctgcctctgccaccacctcaGCTACTTTGCTGTCTTGATG ACCCAGGCACAAAACCTGAGCCAGCCTGAACTGGAGTCTCTCACCTACATCAGCACTGTGGGCTGCTCCATCTCAGCCACTGCCACCTTCTGcaccctcctgctctgctgcttcttcag GCGCAGGCCACAGGACAATACGACCAGGATCCACATGAATCTCCTGGCTGCGCTGTTCCTGCTCAATGGCAGCTTCCTGCTGAGCAAGCCGCTGGCCACCAGCACCGAGGGGCTCTGCCGGGccgctgctgccctgctccatgGAAGCCTCCTCAGCTCCCTGGCATGGATGGGTGCCGAGGCCTTCCACCTCTACCTCCTCCTCGTCAAGGTCTACAACATCTACATTCAGCAATACCTCCTCAAGCTCTGCCTCTTTGCTTGGG GTCTGCCCACGCTGGTTGTGATGGCTGTTCTGATCTTCAGTGGAGAAACCTATGGGCACCATTTCATCAGCACCACTGACGGCTACAAGAATATGAACAT GTGCTGGCTCACCAGCCGGCTGGCGCACAGCGTCACCCTCTGCTATGCTGGCCTCATCCTGCTCTTCAACATGCTGATGCTGGTGGCCGTGGTAGCAATGCTGAGGAGGATCCAGCGCCAGAAGGGGCAGGCGAGAAGGCACTGGGCAACGGTGCTGGGGCTCACCTGCCTGCTGGGAACCACCTGGGGGCTGGCCTTCTTCAGCTTCGGCGTCTTTCTCATCCCCCAGCTCTACCTCTTCACTATCCTCAACTCCCTGCAAG GTCTCTTCATCTCCCTGTGGTACGTCACTACATACCGCCGCAGCAAGTCCAGCTCTGACAGCAGCACCTCCAGATAA
- the LOC106033210 gene encoding adhesion G-protein coupled receptor G5 isoform X2 yields the protein MQRTADSTGATSAEQSRGSSAALPAPETARLPRLCGRVAPAKFPSLQSVAAAEQSGFPRSSSVGARVLAGTPAWDLGELRHSGGTSQSTTPHGESILVQCPLLSACPPPPPDGVNFYVSFRLQPQPVLVLQVGGSSASGLGAAAMPACPQAAPTPRRSWGCGALGWSCHQSWGMLWSDAELGWLCRGAARAPPWSPGLWLLWAVWGRVLLSWLGVGWQNPSLPFQEAQKKGRSMAQFKHAMRFPKELVRGSRAQEKQTLICIYIHSPYIFLDKQNSSILNNHILGAFLQNRTVTGLVNPVAIQFWHNMVLDASNATCVFWVPGAGAGSAGSWSREGCKTQHKEGTVVCLCHHLSYFAVLMTQAQNLSQPELESLTYISTVGCSISATATFCTLLLCCFFRRRPQDNTTRIHMNLLAALFLLNGSFLLSKPLATSTEGLCRAAAALLHGSLLSSLAWMGAEAFHLYLLLVKVYNIYIQQYLLKLCLFAWGLPTLVVMAVLIFSGETYGHHFISTTDGYKNMNMCWLTSRLAHSVTLCYAGLILLFNMLMLVAVVAMLRRIQRQKGQARRHWATVLGLTCLLGTTWGLAFFSFGVFLIPQLYLFTILNSLQGLFISLWYVTTYRRSKSSSDSSTSR from the exons ATGCAAAGGACGGCGGACAGCACTGGGGCCACTTctgcagaacagagcagaggcagctccGCAGCACTTCCTGCACCAGAGACGGCGAGACTTCCTCGGCTTTGTGGTCGGGTCGCTCCAGCCAAGTTCCCTTCCTTGCAAAGCGTAGCTGCTGCAGAACAAAGCGGCTTTCCCAGGAGCTCTAGTGTGGGTGCCCGTGTGTTAGCTGGGACCCCTGCTTGGGACCTGGGGGAGCTGAGACACTCTGGGGGCACCTCCCAAAGCACGACACCCCACGGGGAAAGCATCCTGGTGCAATgccctctgctctctgcttgccccccccccccaccagatGGGGTGAACTTCTACGTGTCCTTccgcctgcagccccagcctgtgCTTGTGTTGCAGGTTGGGGGGTCTTCAGCATCGGGACTTGGAGCAGCTGCAATGCCTGcatgtccacaagcagctccgACACCACGGCGGAGCTGGGGATGTGGTGCactgggctggagctgccacCAGAGCTGGGGAATGCTGTGGAGTGACGCTGAACTGGGGTGGCTGTGCCGGGGGGCAGCCAGGGCACCACCCTGGTCCCCAGGCCTGTGGCTCTTGTGGGCAGTGTGGGGCAGAGTACTGCTGAGCTGGCTGGGCGTTGGGTGGCAAAACCCTTCTCTGCCCTTCCAGGAGGCACAGAAAAAGGGGCGAAGCATGGCACAGTTCAAGCACGCCATGAGATTCCCAAAGGAGCTCGTGCGGGGAAGCCGGGCACAGGAGAAGCAGACGCTCATCTGCATTTACATCCACAGTCCTTACATCTTCCTG GATAAGCAGAACAGCTCTATACTGAACAACCACATCCTGGGAGCCTTCCTGCAGAACAGGACCGTGACTGGGCTCGTGAACCCTGTGGCGATCCAGTTCTGGCACAACATGGTGCTG GATGCCTCCAATGCAACCTGTGTCTTCTGGGTGCCTGGAGCTG GCGCCggcagtgcaggcagctggAGTAGAGAGGGCTGCAAGACCCAGCACAAAGAGGGCACCGTTGtctgcctctgccaccacctcaGCTACTTTGCTGTCTTGATG ACCCAGGCACAAAACCTGAGCCAGCCTGAACTGGAGTCTCTCACCTACATCAGCACTGTGGGCTGCTCCATCTCAGCCACTGCCACCTTCTGcaccctcctgctctgctgcttcttcag GCGCAGGCCACAGGACAATACGACCAGGATCCACATGAATCTCCTGGCTGCGCTGTTCCTGCTCAATGGCAGCTTCCTGCTGAGCAAGCCGCTGGCCACCAGCACCGAGGGGCTCTGCCGGGccgctgctgccctgctccatgGAAGCCTCCTCAGCTCCCTGGCATGGATGGGTGCCGAGGCCTTCCACCTCTACCTCCTCCTCGTCAAGGTCTACAACATCTACATTCAGCAATACCTCCTCAAGCTCTGCCTCTTTGCTTGGG GTCTGCCCACGCTGGTTGTGATGGCTGTTCTGATCTTCAGTGGAGAAACCTATGGGCACCATTTCATCAGCACCACTGACGGCTACAAGAATATGAACAT GTGCTGGCTCACCAGCCGGCTGGCGCACAGCGTCACCCTCTGCTATGCTGGCCTCATCCTGCTCTTCAACATGCTGATGCTGGTGGCCGTGGTAGCAATGCTGAGGAGGATCCAGCGCCAGAAGGGGCAGGCGAGAAGGCACTGGGCAACGGTGCTGGGGCTCACCTGCCTGCTGGGAACCACCTGGGGGCTGGCCTTCTTCAGCTTCGGCGTCTTTCTCATCCCCCAGCTCTACCTCTTCACTATCCTCAACTCCCTGCAAG GTCTCTTCATCTCCCTGTGGTACGTCACTACATACCGCCGCAGCAAGTCCAGCTCTGACAGCAGCACCTCCAGATAA